ATCCAGGCATCGCCCACATCCTCATAACGGGCTTCCCCGACCGTCCCCACCGTTTGGTGCATCGCCGGTTCCGTGCGATAGACCTCAATGCCGCCGTTGGCCCGTTCCCCCGCCATGCGCGCCAGGTTCTGCGCCCGCCGTAGCTGCATAATTTGTTGGAAACGATTAACGGAACCGGCTTGGGCCAGGGCTAGCCCAGTTGGTCCCATACTCCCAAGAGTCCAGAGCAACCCTCCCAATAGTACCAACCTACGCATGGCGTTGATCTCCTACATGCTACTCCTCCTAGGAAGCATCTGCCACCGAGAAGTTCCGCATCAGGTGTAGGTAGTGGCGTATCGCCTGGGTCAAGGGTGTCTTTTGGGCGTCAATTTGCTCCCATTGTAACCCGTAGCGGTGGGGTACCAAAGCTGCCGTGTCCTGCTCCGTCCACTGCCCCTGATAGAGCACCAGCCGACCCCCCGGTTTGACCAGGGGCGCCCCATAAGCTAATGCCTGCCGCGCCGGAGCCACTGCCCGCAACAGCACCAGGTCATAGCCCTGCCGGTGGGGAGCCAGCGTGCCCAGGACCTCCGCTCGCCCGGTGAGCACCGCGACATTTGGCAGACCCAACGCCGCCACCAATTCCTGCAAAAAGCGGGTTTTTTTCTGACGGGCCTCCAGTAGGGTGACGTGCCAATGGGGTTGCAGCAGGGCCACCACCACCCCCGGAAACCCTGCGCCGCTGCCCACATCTATCACCCGCCAGGCCGCTTTTTCTGACAGGTAGGGACGAATCCCCTGGGCGCTGTCCCACAAGTGCTTTTCCCAAAAGTCCGCTGGTGCCGTGATGCGGGTGAGATTCAACCGCTGATTGCCCCGCAAAACAACGTCGTACAGTTTCTGCCAGCGGGGGTCTTGCTGGGCTGGGTCACCCGGCCACCGGTCCAGGGGACTGAGCATCATGGCCAACCGTACTGTTGTTGGATGTAGGCGTGCAGTTCGGGGCCAGTCCCCTGCCGGCTAATGCGCCCTTCGCTCAGTAAAACCGCCTGGTCACAGTAAGCCAGTTCTTCTAGGCGATGGGTCACCCACAGGGCCGTAATACCGGTAGTGCGTACCAACTGTTGCACCTGCTGCGCCAGGTCCAGTTGTTGTTCTGGGTCCAAAAAGGCCGTCGGTTCATCCAGTAGGAGAATGGGCACCTGCCGGGCCAAAGCACCTGCAATGGCCAGTCGTTGTTTTTGCCCCCCACTCAGGCTATACACCGGTCGGTTGTGCAACTCCCACAGGCCCACCAGCCGCAATGCCTGCTCCACCCGTTCTGCCCACTGCTGCGGAGGCAAACCCGCCAGTCCAAAGGCCACATCCGCCCCCACACTGGGCATGACCACCTGGTGGTCCGGGTTTTGCAACACCAGTCCCACGGGTCCTGCCAGTTCCACCCGTCCCGCATCCGGTGCCAACAGACCCGCCAGGATTTTCAACAGGGTGGACTTGCCGCTGCCGTTGGTCCCCAGTAACATCCAAAACTCCCCCTGGGGTACCCGCAACGTGCAGTCTTTTAGAGCCAGCCGCTCCCGAGACCAACCAAAGGAGACATTCTCCAAAACAATGGCCGCCGTCACCCTTGCTCCAGATAGCTGGTCAGGGGTTGCCAGCGAAACTCCCGGCCACTGGCCACCTCCACCACCACCTTGCAACGGGGGTACTGGGTGGGCACCACCGTCAGGTAACGCAATTCCTGCCGCGCAAGGACCTTGCCCTCAATCAACCACAGCACCACGCCCTTCGCTTGGGGGGGCAGCGCCGCCAGGGCCTGATCCAGCAAAGGCGGAAAGTAGTAAACATCCCCGACCGCTGCGGTTTGGGCCAGGGCCTTGCCCAGATGGGGGGGCCGCACGCCGTGAAAACGGGTCAAATAGGCTTCCAATTCCCCCATGCCCCGGGCCGTCATGTGCAACGTGCGATACCCGGCCCCCTTTAAGCGCCGCTGGTAACGCCCCTCGTGACCCCCCTCCGGCGGCACCCAGACCGCCAACGCCCCATGTTTTTCCAAATCCTGCTCAAATTGGTTGCCAAGGACCAGTAGCGCCATATGGTTTTCCCCTCGCCGTTTACTTAAAAACTGTAACAGAGTTAACCCTAGGGCGCAGGCACCGGAAGGTCACGGGGAATGCCGCCCCGGTAAGCCCCACAGTAATAGAGGGTCATCACCGCCTCAAAGGCCCAGTGGTTGGGGTCCAAATCGGCAAAGGGAATCGGCAACTCCCGCACCCGTCGTTGGGCGCAGGCTAGGGCGACCGCACGTTCTGAAGGCATAGCCCTTACTGGCACTGAAGGCAGGCTCAACAGTAGGGTGATAAGCCCGAGGGGAAGTAATAAACGAGGCATGGCAGTACCCCCATCCCGACTATTCACACCGTAACAAAGTTGGCCCCCAAACCGGGTTAGAGTGTAGCCTTGAGGCAAGGGGAGACCACCGATGAACATCACCGATTTTCGCGCCGCCTGCCAAACCTGGAGTGTGGGTACCCGACCGGTCTTGGAATTGGGGAGCTTGATTCGCACCGGTGAGGACGCCCGGGCTGTGATGCGGGTGATTGCCGCCCTGTGGTGCCAGAGTTTAGAGATGGATGATTCCACCGTTACCCGCATGGCCTTTATCTATGACCTGCTCAGCCACTGGGAATCCTGGAGCAAACATCAAGCCCAAGAGTGCGAGCAAGTGGTCCAGGGACTGCATTTACAATTGCAACGAAGGCAGATGGACAAAAGTACCGATTTGCCCTGTTCCCAAGAAACCCTTGACCTACTCATCCAAGTCCTGGCCAGTGGCATCAGCGCCCATCTTGACGATATGGACTAAAATGGCCTGTAGGTAAGCCAGGGGTGATGGTTGGAAGTAGATTCCCGGCAGTGTTCCCTCCCATTACAATAGGCTGCCTATCCATAGAGACGGCGAGTTTTTCCCATGTTTGAGGCCCTAGCGGAACAACTCGAAGCGGCCTGGAGGAAGCTGCGTGGTCAAGACAAACTGACGGCCGGCAACATTCAAGAGGCCCTCAAGGTGGTGCGCCGCGCCCTGCTGGAGGCCGATGTCAATGTTCAGGTGGTGCGGGAGTTTATCCAGGCGGTAGAGGAGCGGGCCATCGGTCAAGCGGTGATCGCCGGCGTGCGCCCCGACCAGCAATTCATCAAGGTGGTGTACGACGAACTAGTGGCGGTCATGGGCGGTCAGCAAGCCCCCCTCCAGGAAGCGCCAGACCCCCCCACCATTGTCCTTCTGGCCGGACTCCAGGGCACGGGCAAAACCACTGCCGCAGCCAAGCTGGCCTTGTACTTGAAGAAACAGAGCCAAAAACCCCTACTGGTGGCCACCGACATTTATCGGCCTGCCGCGATTGATCAACTGCAAACCCTGGGGCGGCAGATTGACGTGCCGGTCTTTGCCCTGGGGACAGACGTCAACCCCGTGACTATCGCCGAGCAGGGGGTAGCCCACGCCCGGTCCGCAGGCTACGACTGGGTGATTGTGGACACGGCGGGACGCCTGCAGATTGACCAGGATATGATGGCGGAGCTGGCC
This DNA window, taken from Gloeomargarita sp. SRBZ-1_bins_9, encodes the following:
- the rsmG gene encoding 16S rRNA (guanine(527)-N(7))-methyltransferase RsmG, producing the protein MMLSPLDRWPGDPAQQDPRWQKLYDVVLRGNQRLNLTRITAPADFWEKHLWDSAQGIRPYLSEKAAWRVIDVGSGAGFPGVVVALLQPHWHVTLLEARQKKTRFLQELVAALGLPNVAVLTGRAEVLGTLAPHRQGYDLVLLRAVAPARQALAYGAPLVKPGGRLVLYQGQWTEQDTAALVPHRYGLQWEQIDAQKTPLTQAIRHYLHLMRNFSVADAS
- a CDS encoding ABC transporter ATP-binding protein, translating into MTAAIVLENVSFGWSRERLALKDCTLRVPQGEFWMLLGTNGSGKSTLLKILAGLLAPDAGRVELAGPVGLVLQNPDHQVVMPSVGADVAFGLAGLPPQQWAERVEQALRLVGLWELHNRPVYSLSGGQKQRLAIAGALARQVPILLLDEPTAFLDPEQQLDLAQQVQQLVRTTGITALWVTHRLEELAYCDQAVLLSEGRISRQGTGPELHAYIQQQYGWP
- a CDS encoding NAD(P)H-quinone oxidoreductase subunit N translates to MALLVLGNQFEQDLEKHGALAVWVPPEGGHEGRYQRRLKGAGYRTLHMTARGMGELEAYLTRFHGVRPPHLGKALAQTAAVGDVYYFPPLLDQALAALPPQAKGVVLWLIEGKVLARQELRYLTVVPTQYPRCKVVVEVASGREFRWQPLTSYLEQG